The following nucleotide sequence is from Dehalogenimonas formicexedens.
ACTGAATTAGTCGCGGTGGTATTGGGTAGTAGAGTGTCCGGAGATTGTACTGAAGTCAATTGGCCAGAGCAAAATACCCGAATCACCCCATATTCATATAGCGTCATTTTGAGGTTCGCTCATGCAAGAACATTTAACTTACTTGAGAAAATAAGGAAAGCGAAAGATATCGAACTCTCCGACCCAGAAATTGACCGTGTTTTACAGGTGGAAACGCAAAGCCAATTTGTGTGAGCTTGTGCGTTCGGGTGACATCTTCTTTTCACCAAGATGTTCGATATTTTAGACCAAAGTAGATTTTAGTTTTAGCCGTCCGCCAATACCTCGGGATGAGTTTTAATGTATTCTATTATTTGTCGGGCTGCCACATTGCCTGGGTATTTGATGAGGGCATTGAATACATATCTTCTGACACTTTCATCCTCACGACCATCCGCCAAAACATAAGCCATTGACTTCACAGCAGTATCATCATTGATTCTGCCCAATGCCATGGCAGCAGTTATTCTTATTCGTAATTCTTGCGATTTGTTAATGAGCAACTCCAAGAGTTTTTTTGTAGCCCGCTTGTCCTCAATTTCTCCGAGTGCGAACAACAACTCACACTGGATTCGGTAATCGGCGTCGGAGGATAACGGTTGGGGTTTTAAAGCCATTAATAATGGTTCCACAGCTTTGCCATCTTTCAATTCGCCAAGTGCATGAATGGCATGCAATATTTCACTTTCAACATTGGAATTCTGCACAATGTCGATTAGTGTATCTAAGTTGTGATTTTCTTGAACCATGACGACATCCTAATAGGTTGACTTTCCGCGATATTCTATGTCCATGTTTGAGAAGTGTCAATAAGTGTTCCAAATAGTACCAAAGTGCCACATTGTTAACCTCTGATTATTATCAGAGGAAAGTAGGAGTGAAACAACAAGTGGCACGAAAAAAGATAACCGCCAACGAAGAAAACGTAGAATCGCCATTTTATACTTTCACCGAAGCCCAGCAATTCCTAAAAGTCAGCCACCAGACTATTTATAGGCTTATGCAAAAGGGGCTTCCATCACACAAAGTTGGTAACAAAAGGGTATTTATAAAAGCAGACCTGATAAAATGGGTCCAGGAGCACTAAACCCGTCTTTTAGCCCTCACAATCTATATCTGAAGATTAACGAGCATGTCGGACGACTCTGAGAACGAACCTCTAGAACTCCCAGATGCGATATATTTACCGTTTCATCAGCTACCGGGAGTAAAAATCGCCGGTTACGCATTTGCGTGTGTTGAAAGAGCCTTAAAATACTCAGAAGAATCCCGAGTCGTATATGCTGGAATTGTACAGACTTGGGATTTACCTGGGTGCCAATCGTTAATTGAAGAGATGGCAACCCCAACCGAGGATTTCAATACGTGGCAAAAGAGCCTTGACAAAGCTACGAAGTTCGGTACCTTACTTCCTGACTGGCCAACGTCCTGGGTGGACGTCTTTGCGAAAGTCAAAGATAATTCAGGCTTTGAGGCGTTATCAGAGCAGGCTCAGTACTTCGTAATAATGGCATTCAATCGTAAAGAGGACTTGGCTAACAATAAACCCAAAGTGAAACCTTTCATTCCCGGTCAAGAACCATACCTTTTCATGGCTGTCCTAATCAGCTCGCTGTTGGATTATTTGGCCAAAGTCCCGACAGGGGGTCCCAAGGTATGGTCCAGCGAATCATTGAGTGGATTTGTACATTTTTCCCAAGACGTTCGAGCAGGCTCTTCTGCCACACGGAGGCAACGGGCAATTCGGAATAGGATTCGGCATGAAGGGTACCGTATCAAACATAGAAGCAAGATTCAAGAAGGTGCCGACACATGGTTTAAATGCCGCGTAAACCCAGGCACGATTGAGGCCTATCTGAATGATGTATCCAAAATAGGTAAAGCCCTAGAACGTAGTAATGTTGAAACCATGATTGCGCCGTATGACCAGGCCACAGGATACCCTCGTAAATGGCGTAAGTAATCCCTGATTCCCATCAGCATATCAGTAAAACCGCCTTAATGGGCGGTTTTCTATTTGTACAAAAAAGTAATACATACATTTCTAATTGAATATGGCAGTATTTCAGCATGAACGATGTACTGGTTCTAACCGGTGTGAATGAAGGCCTAAAAATCAAACTAACGCGAATTGCTAAGGGTCTGCGTCAGATAGACGTAGCCGCAGCTGCTCGGGTAGATTGCATCGATATCACGCGACTTGAAAAGGGCCGTTTTGTTCTACCCGCCAGACAAAAACGGGTATTGGCTGTTTTGGGAATCAGCGATGACATCGAGGAAAAGGGAAACCATTGTTGAACCTGGCAATGTTGTTGGGCTGAATGAATAACGATTGTTCTTTGGTTTTAACGGTCACAGAAGCTGCCAAGCTACTTCGCCTCGGGCGCTCGTTAACCTACGAACTCTGCGAGAAAAACGCTTTGCATGGTACCGCCATTCGGTTCGGAAAAAGATGGCTAGTTTCCCGGTCAAAATTATTGCGTCTAATCGAAGGTAACCAAGGAAGGTCAGAAGATGTCCCTTCAGGATAACCGCCTTCCACCCCACGACCTTGCTGCGGAAGAAGCCGTCAACGGCTCGCTGCTCATCAATGATAACGCAATCCACGAAGTTGCCCCATTCTTAAAGCCAGAAGACTTCTTTTCAGAACCCGGAAGGTTTGTCTACGAAGCCGCCTTAGATTTGTTTCAGCGGGGGGAACCAATTGACCAAGTTACGATGGCGCAGGAACTGGAACGCCAGCAACGGTTAGAGCGCGTTGGTGGGGCCGCCTACCTGGTTCACCTGCTAGGCGTCGTACCTACCTCATTGGACGCCGGCCACTACGGCAAAATCGTGCGTAACAGTTCAATAGCCCGCTCGTTGGTGGTTGCTGGCACCCAAATTACAAACCTCGCCTATGACGAAGGGTGCACCGTGGACCTCGGTACCGCGGTGAATAAAGCAAAAATGCTCATTGCCGGTATCGAACAGCAGGTTGGTCCGTCATTCATCGACCACCCCGAATTTTCGGTTTTAGGCAACGATTCCTTTAGGGCTCACTGGCAAGGACCATCTGTCACTATCGAGCTTTCACGCCTTCAGCCAAGTGGCAATGTCGAAATCGAGGTCATCCACGGGGTCAACGGTCACTCCAAAACCCTGGTGGTGGCATCGCATAACCTGCTCCGACAAAACGAGTTCTTCAACCTTATAAAAGCTTTGGAAGGCTCTAGGGTAACCTTTCCATGGAGAGAGGGACTCACCAAGGCATTTGCAATGGCCATGCAGCATTTTAAGGAAGGAACCCCTTCTCAGAAAGTAGGCCGGAAACCGGAGGGTATGTCTCAGACTTGGCAGGTTTATCCGATTTCTGAACGAGGGCAAATCACCGAGGTCTACGGAGCCGGCGGTGGCCTGAAAACCTATCTCGCTATTTACAACATGTTGGGATGCCAACTGTTACCGTTCTACCCCAAAATCAGTGACTACTTCAGCTCTCTCGGTCTAATTCCTATGCAAGCTAATGGGCTGTACCTAGATTGGGAGTCTTCAAAGGAGTCGATGGACCGGCGGTGTTGGGCGATAAAGGCGGGTTGGGGTATCACAAACGACAGCGATGAC
It contains:
- a CDS encoding helix-turn-helix domain-containing protein; amino-acid sequence: MNNDCSLVLTVTEAAKLLRLGRSLTYELCEKNALHGTAIRFGKRWLVSRSKLLRLIEGNQGRSEDVPSG
- a CDS encoding helix-turn-helix domain-containing protein, whose protein sequence is MNDVLVLTGVNEGLKIKLTRIAKGLRQIDVAAAARVDCIDITRLEKGRFVLPARQKRVLAVLGISDDIEEKGNHC
- a CDS encoding DnaB-like helicase N-terminal domain-containing protein, producing the protein MSLQDNRLPPHDLAAEEAVNGSLLINDNAIHEVAPFLKPEDFFSEPGRFVYEAALDLFQRGEPIDQVTMAQELERQQRLERVGGAAYLVHLLGVVPTSLDAGHYGKIVRNSSIARSLVVAGTQITNLAYDEGCTVDLGTAVNKAKMLIAGIEQQVGPSFIDHPEFSVLGNDSFRAHWQGPSVTIELSRLQPSGNVEIEVIHGVNGHSKTLVVASHNLLRQNEFFNLIKALEGSRVTFPWREGLTKAFAMAMQHFKEGTPSQKVGRKPEGMSQTWQVYPISERGQITEVYGAGGGLKTYLAIYNMLGCQLLPFYPKISDYFSSLGLIPMQANGLYLDWESSKESMDRRCWAIKAGWGITNDSDDECFEYLSCDKPLLYEMDRIRRVIESRDITFVVIDSQMAASRSGTNPDQLAGEFFNAVRTLGCTAWVVDHSTKADARGDTLESSGPFGSVVKYNRARAVWEVRGTHTEGDEFYDLSLKNVKNNDSQLFHTIGIRARFYNTPIPSRVLQKVEFEHLNLLNDSPELAQRTVGIRRLAIDYFTKTGNKRISIEKLAAAIGKAEASVRAELYRQKGTFDKNMEGLWGLIDPLQHIE
- a CDS encoding helix-turn-helix domain-containing protein, with the protein product MARKKITANEENVESPFYTFTEAQQFLKVSHQTIYRLMQKGLPSHKVGNKRVFIKADLIKWVQEH
- a CDS encoding HEAT repeat domain-containing protein, with translation MVQENHNLDTLIDIVQNSNVESEILHAIHALGELKDGKAVEPLLMALKPQPLSSDADYRIQCELLFALGEIEDKRATKKLLELLINKSQELRIRITAAMALGRINDDTAVKSMAYVLADGREDESVRRYVFNALIKYPGNVAARQIIEYIKTHPEVLADG